One Clavelina lepadiformis chromosome 1, kaClaLepa1.1, whole genome shotgun sequence genomic region harbors:
- the LOC143460658 gene encoding uncharacterized protein LOC143460658 isoform X1 has protein sequence MSSSSSSQVVDKRSSKPTNRRKNSTPRKNKTPISQSSNSKISQERTRRRCRPGQKALKEIRHAQRSTELCIRKLAFSRLVREIQYRINPRITHWQLNSIACLQEAAEAYLIRYLEDCNEAAVFAQRVTLMQKDLQFIGRLRGKNGDY, from the exons ATGTCAAGTAGTTCAAGTAGCCAAGTAGTAGACAAAAGGAGTTCGAAACCAACCAACAGAAGAAAAAACAGTACaccaagaaaaaacaaaacaccaaTCAGTCAGTCAAGCAACAGCAAAATTAGTC AAGAGAGAACACGGAGAAGGTGTCGTCCTGGTCAAAAAGCACTAAAGGAAATTCGCCACGCACAGAGATCAACTGAACTTTGCATTCGAAAACTTGCATTTAGTCGCTTG GTGAGAGAAATACAATATCGAATAAATCCTCGGATTACCCATTGGCAATTAAACTCAATTGCATGTTTGCAAGAAGCAGCAGAAGCGTATTTGATTAGATACTTGGAAGATTGCAACGAAGCTGCTGTTTTCGCTCAAAGAGTTACTCTTATGCAGAAGGATTTACAGTTCATTGGCAGGCTACGTGGCAAAAATGGTGATTATTAA
- the LOC143460658 gene encoding uncharacterized protein LOC143460658 isoform X2 produces MSSSSSSQVVDKRSSKPTNRRKNSTPRKNKTPIKERTRRRCRPGQKALKEIRHAQRSTELCIRKLAFSRLVREIQYRINPRITHWQLNSIACLQEAAEAYLIRYLEDCNEAAVFAQRVTLMQKDLQFIGRLRGKNGDY; encoded by the exons ATGTCAAGTAGTTCAAGTAGCCAAGTAGTAGACAAAAGGAGTTCGAAACCAACCAACAGAAGAAAAAACAGTACaccaagaaaaaacaaaacaccaaTCA AAGAGAGAACACGGAGAAGGTGTCGTCCTGGTCAAAAAGCACTAAAGGAAATTCGCCACGCACAGAGATCAACTGAACTTTGCATTCGAAAACTTGCATTTAGTCGCTTG GTGAGAGAAATACAATATCGAATAAATCCTCGGATTACCCATTGGCAATTAAACTCAATTGCATGTTTGCAAGAAGCAGCAGAAGCGTATTTGATTAGATACTTGGAAGATTGCAACGAAGCTGCTGTTTTCGCTCAAAGAGTTACTCTTATGCAGAAGGATTTACAGTTCATTGGCAGGCTACGTGGCAAAAATGGTGATTATTAA